DNA sequence from the Salminus brasiliensis chromosome 3, fSalBra1.hap2, whole genome shotgun sequence genome:
GCCCTGCAACCTCATCGCGTAAAGGACGGACACCAATCTTTGGCCGCTCCCAGGCTTTCTAAAGTAATAAGCAAACTACTGAAGTGCTGCTGTTTCATATTGTGTATAAAATACGGCAATAAACACCAGACGATGACTGATGGGTGAAATGTTCTGTCCGCTTCCTGTGTAGTGATGAACCGTTAACCCCTGCTCCCTACACAGGGTGTAGGGTGTTCCCTTCGAACCGAACCCCTTCACTCCCTAGGGTTTGAAATCTCATCTTAAAATGTCTCAATTCCCTGTGTAGTCCACTAAGACACATTGcaattaaaataatactaataataataataataataataaaaataaaataaatatataaataaaagtataaaagtcatatatgtaaatgaaccTTATTGGAAGTAAGGCTGGCTACCTGTAATGTTTCCTTTTCTGTAACTTCTGCAGCATTGAAGGTGGAACGGAGCTCTTCTGCGTTttagggatgcgctgtatgttgtgggaagactgAATAGTAGACAGATGGGATGAATCAGTAGAATTAAAGCTGAATGTTTGCAACCATCAGGTTGGACCATACTTGTGAAAGGGGTAATAACTAATAAAACtttgattaaaataaataaatatgtaaatagatTTTAAGAGAATTGATTTTTCAATTGATTTTTTAGACTATTGGACAGTAGTCAGCAGTAATGCCAACAGTCTGCCTATGAAATATGCATTTCCCTGCTTATCCTGGGAAATAATATACAATCATCTCACACATCCTACACagcttgtgttttgtgtgtggatatatatatatatatatatatatatatatatatatatatatatatatatatttttatattagacATTTCAGTGTCACAGAATTTTATCACTGAGGAGAAGCCCCCGTTTGTGGATGGTACATACCACCCATCGCCCTTCATTAGTCTGGGCTGATGGGTGGACCAGGGCCTTGTCTTACCTGAACCTCGTCCCTTTTCTTGGCAGCTACTCCAAACCTGTGCGCTAACCTTTAAAATGAGCACATTTTATCATGATAAAATCAAACTAAGAGAGGAAAGTACAAGGGCATGTCCAAATCGAACATTTGTATAAAAAAGGCTGCCTGCTAAGTCCCCCTTATCGATTTGTGAAAGCAGCGTAGATGCATCCTTCGCCGCCTTACGTATCCCACAATCCTCTGGGTTGGTAGCCTGGCATCGTCATGATGTATTGCTGTCTTCGCAGTACATCTCAAACGTAATTCGGTTGTAGGTCCCTCACCATCACCATGCTGACTTATGAGACTGCACAGGAAGCAaggtttcagacacagccctatatggacaaaagtattgggacaccccttttaatcaTTGAACTCCGGCATTTCACACAGTCCCCTTTGGCAAAGGGGAATACAATCATGCACAGGTGTTGTTCTGCAGTAGGATGCCACCGTGGACCAAGTCAGTCTGTGATGGATGATGCCATGGGGTCGTTTTATTCAGGGGTTGGCCTATAGACTCCTCCTTTCCAGTAAAGTCTAAACGCTTCAGCAGACCAAGACATTAGACAGTTGTAGGCCTCCAACTTTGTGGAAAACCCTTCTCTGTCTGAGCATGACTGACTGTCCCCCACTACACAAAAGCATGTTGTAAAAGAACTGGTCAGGACCGCAGAAATCCCAGACCTCAACTTCGCTCAACCATTTTCGTGATGAACTTGAACTGAGGGCATGAGCCAGGTCCTCTCAACCAACATCAAGTGTCTGACCTGACAAAAGCTCTTCTGGATGAGATGGGCAAACTGTCTCTCAGACATGCTCcagaatcttgtagaaagccttgtAAAGGTCttgtagatgtcccaatacttttgtccatataggatAGTTCGGTGAGCGCTCCTTTACAGCTACCCCTCAATGCCTTTGTCCAGCAAACTCCACTCCACAAGCCATGCTTTCCTCTTATTAGAGAGCAGCTGTGCTTAAGCTTAAAGGCTCTATAAGCGTCCTTACAAAAGTAATCATGTCAGTAGACAAAAGGTTTCACCAGTAAAATGTAATATGGGACTTGTATATGGCATGTATTTACCGAACggttttaaataatgaaaaaaatacaaaaataattattttaagttaTAATAAGGGACTGAAGAGCTGCGTCAGATTTAGGGTCATTTCTGCCTCCACATGTCTCAAATACAATGTGCAGCACATACAGAGCGGGAATCTCATTAAATTTTGGTGAATAACTTTGACAGCTGGAttaaacccaaaaaaaaaaaaaaaaaaaacaacaaaaaaaccatGAATCTCTAAAGGCTTCAGACTTGGCTGTAGTCAACCATGTAAAACTTGGACGATCATGTAGaaatactgtataaaataaataatcacgGCTCATATCATTTCATAACCTGAAGTAGCGTTGACCAAAATGAAATGATCAATGTATGTGCCAAGTAACTCCAGCAAAATGGTACAAATggggggagtgggggggggtGATTTTAAGGTCAAGCACAGGTACAAAGCTTCTGGTCCATCGAGGCCAAGATTTATTAAAAGGCAAAGAAGTAAAAATGGACATGGGTTACAATAGACTTCAagatattttgtatattttaacaTAAAGAAGCAAAAAGTAGTTACATCACCCTCTATAAAAATTCTACCTTtaaaatcacaataaaatattataataaaaagggAGGGGAAAAACATTCGTAGGACGTTGTATTCAGGGACAGCTTGCTTCAGAACAAAGCGgcaattttcttcttttttcttttctttagagTCCAGCTGAAACAAGCTCCGGGGCCACAACAGTTCTACAGAGACAGGAGTTCAGCTAGGGTGTATACTAGGTCCATGTCAGTTTTGGGTTTCATCACCATAGGCTCTGAAAAAGTTGTTGTTCAAAGGGCGGGAGAAGCTTACTTGCACATCTTTAAATCAAGTCCACATCACAGAAAGCTCTTCTTCCAGCTCCTCCCTCGCCAACCGGCACGGCATCACCGAGGGTTTGAGTGAAACTAATGGGTCTACGCTGTGCATCTCTGCCCATGTTAAGCTTTTGGCCTCAGCGATCAACCATTAGAGCAGGAAGCTTTACACATTTGTGGAACCTGATCAGTCCAAATGTCAGTGGGATTATGGATGTGgtgaagggagggaggtgtgtgtgtgtgtgtgggggggggggcttggcGGTTGGCTGACATGAAAATATATCAGtcttatttatttgcagatCAATACAGGCCCTGCTCTCTCAGTCCTCCATCCCTGAGCACTGCTGCCATCACTCCATGCTTTCAGGGTCTGCTTGAGCCATATATGCATCCAGCTCCGCATCCAGATGGCCCTTGGTCTTGGACATGTAGGCGTCCAGCTGATTGTCCAGTTGCTCTCTCGTTACGGCAGGACGGCCGGCTCCTCTTCCTCGGCCCCGCCCACGGCCCCTTCCAATGAAACCCCCGCGGCCCCGCAGACCACCACGTCCTGAAAGAGATGAGCACAAACCAAAAGATAAATATTGCAGAGTTTCCATCATAACAGCACCAGATTGCGGCTTTTAGGATGGAGGCATGCCTTATTTTTCACGCCTCAAGAAACCGTTGCACATCTAAGTGCCATCAATAACCTATATTGTATATAGTGTGCTACTTTATTTGAGATCATCCACACCGgaaatgttcatatgatccacatggtCCCATTAACAGATGACCACAACCACCTACAGGTACTTTAGAGGAACATATAGCTTGACcataaaagtacattttccCGCACATTAAAAGAGAACAGCTGGATTATCTGAAATTCAATAAGAGAAAATGGGACACTCAACATCACAGTCACTCGTCAGTGGTGCCCAACATGTTCCCAAACGTGGTTGAAGTAAGGAAATTAACTGCAGGCTACTTATTTTTTTCATAACCTCTTACCTCTAGGTCCAGCTGCTCCACGCCCAGCTCCTCTGCCAATCTGTAGAGCTCCTCTACCTGTGCCTCCTCCACGTTGGCGCATGCCTCTGCGAAGCCCAATGCGCCCGGGACCACCTCGGCCCTTCAGCTGGCCCACACCTACAAAACAAAGATATATGAAGCGATTGTTGTAGGTGTGAGTCTTGCGAAGCTGCAAGCAAATATGATAGAGGAGTGAGATTTAAGTGAATCTCTAATGGCGACACCAAGTGATTTCCAAGCGTGCCAGTATAGTCATAATTTTTGATATTACCATAGTTACAACTGCTCCTGCAAGGTCATTCATGTCCTTAACAGCAAATCCCTAGCAACTCTATAGTATAACATAATACTTGCTTGTTTGTTACACCCCTTAACTGTGTTTTACAGAATTGTGATGTAGACTAGCATGCACTGAATATGTAAATACTGGCACTTGTACTGGTTAAGTGAATACTTGAGTGCCTGGGTACCCTCCTAGTACTAGCTGCCTAAAAACGCTCACAATTAAAGCCAATGGACAGCTGCTGAAacgggttaggttaagtttggtCCTTTAAGCATGCCAGTGCCAGATGACGTCTGAACGGCAGTAAAAGCCCAGCTGTCTCTTCCCATCACCAAACCATACATCTCGGAACAGGTGTGGCATCTGCAGTCTCGTCAGCACAGCAGGCTGACATTCTTAACACTGAGGAGGCAAGTTCTGACCGACTGCAATACTGTAATGTTTTTACCTTATGAAAACGTTCAGAATCTCTGTGGGAGGTATCTAATCTCTGAAGGACGTTTGCAGTGCAGTGGGATTCCGGACAAACAGTCCTTGGAACCAACAGTGAGCAAGTATTTATCGCTACAAAGACTAAAGTTATGCCGGAGTCCTGATAAACGGCAGCCACACCATAACGCTGCACAAGTGCGATAAGCTTTTATGAATAATGAACTTGAATAATCATCCTTGTATTCAGGGATAACCAAAGAGAAAAGCATGCCGGACATGAACTGGACCAATAACCATGAAGCTGAAGGTCAGATTTACTTTGAGGGAATCTGCCTACATCTGCTAGAACTTTCTTCAAGTTTCAGGGGAAAACCGGTGAGCGTTTCTTGACCTCTACAGAGCAAAGCAGTGGCATTCCAGGCCAACGAATTCTGTTGCCCTGGCCATCAGTCACCCATTCTATCAGTTGGACCAGAGCTGCTCTTCATACAGTATGGAGAGGTGAGACAAGACACACAATGACCGGTTCATTACGCAACGACCACCTCACCTCGGAGAGACAGCGCTCCTCTCATAATGCCACCTCTTCCTCGTCCCCTCAGGCCTCGTGTGGCTCCACGCATTCCTCCCATGGCAAAGCCACGGCCTCCAGCTCCGCCCCGCATCAACGAGCCGATGGGTCGACCCAGCCGGGCCTGAATGTTGCTCTTCCCCAGTCGCTGCTTCAGACTCTGCAGAGGTTCAGTTGTGATTGTGAACAGAGGCCAAATATGAACCACACATGTATATCGTAATGCAGCAGACTGCCAGTGGAACAGGCTTCACCATACAGGGAGCTATATTCTGAAGTCTCAGTCTTTAGTTTTGTACTGGAAGTTACTAGTGAAGGGGGACAGGAGGTGACCAGTGACTGTACTGGACAAAAGAGAAAGTACAGGCAACGTTCAGGCTTCTAGATAATGGCTAGTGATTGTAAATATGGACTGAAGTTGCAGGTCTAGATTACAGTAGCTCTCAGCATCAAATCACAACCACATCTATCTGAAATTACTTGAAGGGATTTTTATGAAAACATTCATGGACAATCCTCGTCCAATTAATTACTTTCCGTTACCCGATAAAAGACTTCTGCATTTTGAAAGACTTTGTCCCTATTTAGTGCAAACACTACAGTCTCATTCTGTAAGAGCTCAAACCCTGTTCACACCTTTACTACTTTGTGCTGGCCGATTACAATCGGATCACCCAGGACGCATGTTAACGCCACGTGTGGACAGGACCTCAAGAGAGTGGTCATATCGCACACTGTACTGCCTGGAATTGAAGCTTCCATTACTAGTCAGCTACAACGGAATCAAAGCTCCACTGCAAAACACATCTGAGGTAACGCAGAAACTGTTTAAGTCCCCGCCCCCCATTCATCCTCACCTGGCATCCCCTCTGCCTCGTATCCCTTTCCATAACCCCGTCCCCACCCTTTACCTGTTTGTGCTGCAGGGCGGCCTGCACGGAGGGCCTGTTCTCCATCTGCTGGGCGAGCCGTCGGTTGCGCGCGCTGGCcatgtgctgctgctgcatcgTAGCCCGGATGCTGACGGCGGTCGGCTGCTTGTTCTTCATCATGTTTGTAAAGCTTGTGGAACACAACCCAAGGGGCAGGGGAGCAAaggaagaaaagggagagagaaaggggacgggagaggaagagaagagggaggagagggggaTACGGAGGAAACGAGGTTTCGAAATCAAATCATTTCACACACACCATGGACGCAGCCACAGGGCTCAGCCTGTGGCAAATCAGTGAATGcccatttttttccttttttttttttttggttttcctTATACTCTCTCTTTGTAAAGTCTGGAGACACCCCAGCATTTCAGCAGATCAGGCCAAACTAAACCAAAAAGCCTATTAAACTTTCAAAGGTGAGGAAAACAGACTCTCCTTCCAATAAGGGTTTAACATGCTCTCGTtgacttgaaaaaaaaaaaaaaaaaaaggactctAAGGCAACGGTCACTCTGATAGCTAGCCTGGCTACGCTCGGCTAGCTGGTCAGCTCACGAGGTTGAAGGTGCTCTACCATACCTTGAGGTGAAGTCAGCGAGGGCATGTTAAACACAGTACTGGAACGTGGGGAGAGTAAACAGCAAAGAGTAAataggaaaggaaaaaaaaaaaaaaaaaaaatcaaagagaAAGCAGAGAGGGTTCAAGTGATTGCCACTTACGGACCACCTATTACCCAGTTCTGGTGTCGGTGGTccagggctagaggggtgtctAGGCAACCCAGCCACTTACAGCCCAGACCGTGACAGTGCACACTCTTCTTCAcgagagaaagaagggaaaagGGGAACAGGGGGGTAAGGTGGGAGGACAACGGTCACGTCTAGGCACGGACTGGGCGCCTTGTCCGATAGAgaaggaagagaggagatgtTGAGAGGAAAGaagggagaaagaagaaaaaaaaaaattaaatgtgtaGGGTGGTCATCCAAGAgagagtttgagagagagagggcaaacagaaaacatggtGCACCATCCGCTGTATCAATCTCCCAGGTTTTCACTCCCATGTTCTGAGGGAGCTTTGTCTGCAGTGCATTCACATACAGGCAGCTTACCTTACCATCATTACCAAAACTCTCACCTTAGGGCGTGTACTGCTCCCTCAAGACAGCCAGCGCACCGCTGCTGTTAATACCCTCTGCTGCCAAATTCTATACGTGGTGACAAATTAAAGGAAAGATCTAACACGACAAGGGTCTGAGTAAGGAGTCGGACCACCATGACGCGCTACAACTGCTTCTGCCGGCCCACTTCGCGCTATAATCTGCCCCATTGAAGGAGACTCACAGGATACAGGAGATCAAGCAAAGAAAAGACACCATCTAGCACAGTTTCTTGCTCCTTTCTTGCTAAAAGGGACAAGCAGACTCCAGCCATGCCAGCAAAGTGCCATCCTACTGCATAGAGCCACCAGACCAGACACTGTCGGGACAAGCGTTCAGGCCTGTACAGCTCTCTTAGGGTGCAGAGACACACAGGCAGCTCATGAACTCGTTTTCAAAAGGCAGAACAAGGTGTGAGGCTAGCCTAATCAATATGCACAGCAACCCTGCTGTATCCCTCTCTATGCAGCTGCCGGCGGACCGTCCTCGAGGACACGGTCTGAGCCCGTCCTGCGTTGACGTTCTCCGTCACCTGAGGAACGGTGgctcttctgtttttctttacGTATCGCACTAAGGCGCGAGTGTCGTGCTCGTTGAACGCGCGCTTTCGGCCACAGTTTCCAACCCTGCTTACTGAGGTCTTTCCCATTGCCCTGAAAGCAGCGGTCACTTTGGTCACGGTTCCTATCGAAACCCCGGCCAGCTGCGCAGTCTTTGTGACCGAAGCTCCAGCCATCCGTGCTCCGATAATGAACCCCCTCTCAAAGTCATTTAGATCTTTCCCTCTCGCCATCTCGAACCAAGACAGAGGTGAGCTCGTATCGGCCAGTATTCCAATATTTTGGTCAAATGCTTACGTCTATCGCGCAACGCATGTGTCTAGAAGCTTCAGTGGCTCGTTATGTTGCTCCCCTTTTTAATTCAGAgatttttccactttaatttgtCACCCGTTTCTATGACCAGCCGTGTTGAGCGAGCAGCACGCGCTCCGCGGGCAGTCTAGCGTCCATGCCTGGTCTGGTATCTCCCCTCATAGACCTCCACAGAACAACACGGCTCTCTGCTTCATGCCTTAAGTATCTCTGCATGTTTTCTCCCCCCGGGCTTGAGATAATGCTGTCAGGATGCGTTGGACCCTCACCGCTCATTCAGGGACACCTTGGTGGTGCTTTTCAGCACAACTTTTTGTGAAGAGGGAGAAGTCATTTTTCTTCAGGCTTGCTTGTTCCTGTGAGGAGAGAAACACAGGTTAAGACAGACATCAACACAAATTCTCAATCCTAAGTGTAATATCCTTAAAAAGGTCTGGAAGATATTACAGATAACCACAACATGTTAAGAAAAATCACAAGAGgaactaaaaaaataataataataaaagaattaaGTGACAATACAGCAATTTATGATTTTTGGATGCATCACAAAGCAGACATGGACAATTCCCAATCTACTCAAGAGTCAAGTTAATATTCTAAAATGTTAACTAATAACCTAATTGCAAAAGGCAGAACTGGGGAAAGCGGGAGAGCCCAAATAGCCAACACATGAGGGAGAAACCCAACCGGAACCCTTTGAATTAAGGAGTCCTAGACATAAGCCACACTATATTCAAGCCGTCATCCATATTCCGACACTGGGGAGCCTCCTCCGACACGTGCGCAGCCTGCCAGCGTGTACCTGGCTCTTATGCAgcagccagcagacgccagcGCTGCCCTGGAGTGAGGTGGGGAGGAAgttccatctacccaccctggagagagttGACTTGCTACGTCGCTTCCAATTGTTTTACTAATATTATATCTGTAAGAGTCAAGTCGCATCGATACGTTTCCCAATTGCTTTGCAGTCCTCTGAACTGTAACGTAACCCGAACTGTGAGATTCCCGACCCCTATACAATAGCATCCAAACCATACTGGAAGCAGCAGATACTGGGCATCAATATTCAATATTACAGATATGGCGGATATCTAGTGTTATACAGATATCGATCCCATATTGATCCCAGTTCCATGTTTACATAGCATATATTTGTTTGCAAACCTtgttctgaaagcaaaagttcgCATTTTTTTCACTGATCtgaaatgttcattttaaaaacacagattgaaaagctgtttggtcgagTTCGAAATTACTGATCTGATATTTAATGATGTATTGACTGAACTCCAGAAGAGCTGAATGTTCAGGTAATGCTGaactactgcactaaaataatcGGCCTCagttatttactgtatttaaaacCCTCtacaaactaaaataaaaagcatTCTATGTTTTCTATTTATCGCCCCAATCCTAGGGAGTACCAACGTCTACATTTTATAAGCCTTAAGATCAGCACTTCACCTCAATTCCCATGCTAGCACAGCCCTAAAGTCAAATGAAGGAGCAGACGGAGTTTGTCGTTCTGATGCTTCCACGTTTGTCTTGGCTAGCTCTCGCAATAGCCGTTCTGTTTTGCAGAAGTGATAGCGGTGCGGGGTTTGCTCGGGTAAACGTGCTGGATCTCCTTTTAGAGGCTGTACCCGCGGCCAGGAAAACTCCCATGAAAACCTACCAGGCCACTCTTAAGATTACTCATTTCACATTAATCTGAGCGAGGATGCTTTTGCAGGGatcattattaatgtttttgcCCCTCCTCGCTCAGATTAATGTGACCAGGTGACTCCACCAGTGTTCAGTCCAATAAATAATTGGACTGAACACTGATGGAGTCACCTGGTAGGAATGAGCTTTAAGAGATGTTGGCTTCCCATTTCAGCTTAAATGAAGCCACAGCGACCAAAACACCTGCTAGGGTTGAACagaattcttaaaaaaaaaaaaaaaaaaaaaaacgtccagTCATACAGTCCACCAAATAACATCTGTGTTATGGTATTCCCATGTTGGCAGAGGTGCATTTACGCAGCTCTCACTTCACAGTCCACAAGATTACTCATTTCACATTAATCTGAGCGAGGAGGggcaaaaacattaataaatgatCCCTGCAAAAGCATAATAGTCATTCTTACAGAGTGGCCTGGTAGGTTTTCATGGGAGTTGTCCTGGCCACGGGTACAGCCTCTAAAAGGAGATCCAGCACGTTTGCTGGTTACCCGAGCAAACCCCGCACCGCTATCACTGCTGCAAAACAGAACGACTATTGCGAGAGCTAGCTAAGACGAACGTGGAAGCATCAGAACGACAAACTCCGTCTGCTCCTTCATCCACAGTCAACGCTAACATGAAATGTTTAGATCCAGTCGCTCTGAAAGGAGGCTGCACCACGATGCACACTTTAAAAGACGCTCTTCTGCCATGCTGGATGcagttacacattctcaccagagaggtctccAAATCCCCGAGTCCCTAAAACTTACAGACTGCCCCTTTAAAGAGCAAGGGAAGGAATGAAGAGTACTCAaacttctaaaaaaaataataataaataataataataataataatagtcagaTAGATCAGACCATAACTGACGAGAcctgatttattaaatttaattaaaatttttaATTTAAGCCATAAAGGCAAGGACACTTTTTTTAGCACCGGCAGCATTAAGAGCCTCACAGACCAAACTGTAAAAACACTTAATTCTCAAcataaaatgcaaagaaaatatAACAACATGTTCTGGCATGGTTTCtctacttttttaaataaaaaaaaaactcaaatattaattaatatattaataaatagaaCACAGGCATTACTACGACACCCCAGGTCGAACCTCGAGACGGTCGACACAGTAAACGAGCGGCGCGACCTTAAAAAGAGAACCTCGTTATCTCGAGCTACATTAACACGTAAAACTTCCGACATAATCAATAACTCGTTATTTCATGAAAACAAGAGATTATCTCAGGTTAAACGCCCTCCGGTCTTTCCAGAAACACAGAAGATGAGCCTCCTCAGAAGTTGAAGCTCCGGCTCCCTCTCATTTCTCAGCTCCACCTTAAGAAGAACAGCGGGCGCAGGCTGAAGCCTGAGGAAGCACCTGGATGAAGCCCCGAACAACCGcggcatttaaggtggagctgaaaATGAAGCTCAGTCAACTTCGGGTTGATGCTGTTAGCGACGTCGCTCCATTAATGGTACATGGCGTGCTAACatgctag
Encoded proteins:
- the chtopa gene encoding chromatin target of PRMT1a, which translates into the protein MTSPSSQKVVLKSTTKVSLNERFTNMMKNKQPTAVSIRATMQQQHMASARNRRLAQQMENRPSVQAALQHKQSLKQRLGKSNIQARLGRPIGSLMRGGAGGRGFAMGGMRGATRGLRGRGRGGIMRGALSLRGVGQLKGRGGPGRIGLRRGMRQRGGGTGRGALQIGRGAGRGAAGPRGRGGLRGRGGFIGRGRGRGRGRGAGRPAVTREQLDNQLDAYMSKTKGHLDAELDAYMAQADPESME